In Corynebacterium guangdongense, one DNA window encodes the following:
- the steA gene encoding putative cytokinetic ring protein SteA, giving the protein MSASDSSAASTGSTAGTGPVVGPDTSGATSPVVGALRDWTSVATGRRRLNAGDIAVIDDTDLSRREAQALLDARPAAVVNVGHFTTGAVPNFGPLMLIDAGVTLVEGVGEGIRSGFRDGARKGRVNPDGAVLNGAKTIAQGTLLSAAEAEARFEDARGTLDATVSAFAGNAVEFVQYEAPLLIDGMGIPDVGEDITGRKVLVLADAERGRDLMRNLRNFIREYEPVLIGVEGAADVLLAAGYTPDFIVGDPVKVGTDTLRSGARVILPADPDGHATGLERIQDLGVGAMTFPAATESATDLALLLAEHHGATMIVLAGRPLSLADVFTRHPDATPATVLTRAKLGPKLVDADAIIGLYSIGSGRGLGWLWAALGLLVAVAAIILVIGFGGDGTFLNNIIDTWNGMALTVQGWFR; this is encoded by the coding sequence ATGAGTGCGTCTGATTCCTCCGCCGCGTCCACCGGTTCGACCGCGGGAACCGGCCCCGTGGTCGGCCCGGACACGTCCGGAGCCACCTCGCCGGTCGTCGGCGCCCTGCGCGACTGGACCTCCGTCGCCACAGGGCGGCGGCGTCTCAACGCCGGCGACATCGCCGTCATCGACGACACGGACCTGAGTCGCCGGGAGGCGCAGGCGCTTCTCGACGCGCGCCCCGCCGCCGTCGTCAACGTCGGACACTTCACCACCGGCGCGGTCCCGAACTTCGGTCCGCTGATGCTGATCGACGCCGGGGTCACTCTCGTGGAGGGGGTCGGGGAGGGGATCCGCTCCGGATTTCGCGACGGCGCCCGGAAGGGGCGGGTGAACCCGGACGGCGCCGTCCTCAACGGCGCGAAGACCATCGCCCAGGGCACGCTGCTCAGCGCCGCGGAGGCCGAGGCCCGCTTCGAGGACGCCCGTGGCACCCTCGACGCGACCGTCAGCGCTTTCGCGGGCAACGCCGTCGAATTCGTGCAGTACGAGGCCCCGCTGCTCATTGACGGCATGGGCATCCCCGACGTCGGCGAGGACATCACCGGCCGCAAGGTGCTCGTCCTCGCCGACGCCGAACGCGGCCGGGACCTGATGCGCAACCTGCGCAATTTCATCCGCGAGTACGAACCCGTCCTCATCGGCGTCGAGGGGGCGGCGGACGTGCTCCTCGCCGCAGGCTACACCCCCGACTTCATCGTCGGTGATCCCGTGAAGGTGGGTACCGATACCCTGCGCAGCGGCGCCCGCGTCATCCTGCCGGCGGATCCGGACGGCCACGCCACCGGCCTGGAGCGCATCCAGGACCTCGGCGTCGGCGCCATGACCTTCCCCGCCGCCACCGAATCCGCGACGGATCTGGCGCTGCTGCTTGCCGAGCACCACGGCGCCACCATGATCGTGCTCGCCGGACGCCCGCTCTCCCTCGCCGACGTCTTCACCCGCCATCCCGACGCTACCCCGGCCACGGTCCTCACGCGCGCGAAGCTCGGACCGAAGCTGGTCGACGCCGACGCCATCATCGGTCTCTACTCGATAGGCTCCGGGCGCGGCCTCGGCTGGCTCTGGGCGGCGCTGGGACTGCTGGTGGCCGTGGCGGCGATCATCCTCGTGATCGGGTTCGGCGGCGACGGAACGTTCCTCAACAACATCATCGACACCTGGAACGGCATGGCGTTGACCGTGCAGGGCTGGTTCCGCTGA
- a CDS encoding copper transporter: MAKKKSGRAGYWWAGLGWGVAAGVALGTLLLAPNLPGAGAGGGAASVQAQLDQATRAAEINAVQAEVSDDAVGQLIPGIVADTLAQRPVLVMSTADADAQDVDAVRWLLGAAAADDAGHIRLTEKFLDRDHADELKTLVTSTLPAGAQLSEDSLHPGTHAGEALGSALLLDPGTAEPTASSADRAVVLQSMREAGFIDYPDGTIRPAQVVVVITGANDGSGEGGFAAGALANFSMALDGRGNGVVLAGRVESAADRGTIGLVRANESGAANVSTVDSLEREFARGATVLAVSEQLAGEAGAYGAAAEANAAMPDPRG; this comes from the coding sequence ATGGCGAAGAAGAAGTCCGGCCGGGCCGGGTACTGGTGGGCGGGTCTCGGGTGGGGCGTGGCTGCCGGCGTCGCCCTCGGCACGCTGCTCCTGGCCCCCAACCTGCCCGGCGCGGGCGCCGGCGGCGGTGCGGCGAGTGTGCAGGCTCAGCTCGATCAGGCCACCCGCGCGGCCGAGATCAACGCGGTCCAGGCTGAGGTCTCCGATGACGCCGTGGGCCAGCTCATCCCCGGGATCGTGGCCGACACGCTCGCGCAGCGTCCGGTGCTGGTGATGAGCACCGCCGACGCCGACGCGCAGGACGTCGACGCGGTGCGCTGGCTGCTCGGCGCCGCCGCGGCGGACGACGCCGGCCACATCCGCCTGACGGAGAAGTTTCTCGACCGCGACCACGCCGATGAACTCAAGACGCTGGTCACGAGCACACTGCCGGCCGGCGCGCAGCTGTCCGAGGATTCGCTCCACCCGGGCACCCATGCGGGGGAGGCGCTGGGGTCCGCCCTTCTGCTCGACCCGGGAACGGCGGAGCCGACCGCCAGCAGCGCGGACCGGGCCGTGGTCCTGCAGTCGATGCGCGAGGCCGGCTTCATCGATTACCCGGACGGCACGATCCGGCCCGCCCAGGTGGTCGTCGTCATCACCGGGGCCAATGACGGTTCCGGGGAGGGTGGCTTCGCCGCCGGCGCCCTGGCCAACTTCAGCATGGCCCTCGACGGGCGCGGCAACGGCGTGGTGCTGGCCGGGCGGGTGGAATCCGCCGCGGACCGGGGCACCATCGGTCTGGTCCGGGCGAACGAGTCTGGGGCGGCCAACGTCTCCACGGTCGATTCCCTGGAGCGGGAGTTCGCCCGGGGCGCGACCGTCCTGGCGGTCTCCGAGCAGCTGGCCGGCGAGGCCGGCGCCTATGGGGCGGCCGCCGAGGCCAACGCGGCGATGCCTGACCCCCGCGGTTGA
- a CDS encoding NUDIX domain-containing protein: MSAGTHEFTVTGTELLLESPILGVRRDSVVMPEKTNAYREVVEHFGAVAVVAVNDRGQLAMVRQYRHSVKSRLWELPAGLLDMAGESELPGAQRELAEEAGLAAGQWSVLVDMVTSPGFCDEAVRVFLATDLTEVERPPAEFEEADMELTWLDLADARRAILEGRIVNSIAIAGIFAASEVLAGRGVPRGTDAPFEYRPTGLAARRREAGVGPDMKKMG, encoded by the coding sequence ATGAGCGCAGGCACACACGAATTCACGGTCACCGGCACCGAGCTGTTGCTGGAGTCCCCGATCCTCGGCGTGCGGCGTGACAGCGTCGTCATGCCCGAGAAGACCAACGCGTATCGCGAGGTCGTCGAGCATTTTGGCGCCGTGGCGGTGGTCGCGGTCAACGACCGGGGGCAGCTGGCGATGGTGCGCCAGTACCGCCACAGCGTGAAGAGCCGTCTCTGGGAGCTGCCCGCCGGGCTGCTGGATATGGCGGGGGAGTCGGAGCTGCCCGGTGCGCAGCGCGAACTCGCCGAGGAGGCCGGCCTGGCCGCGGGGCAGTGGTCCGTGCTCGTCGACATGGTCACCTCGCCCGGTTTCTGCGACGAGGCCGTCCGCGTCTTCCTCGCCACCGACCTCACTGAGGTCGAGCGCCCGCCGGCGGAGTTCGAGGAGGCCGACATGGAGCTGACGTGGCTGGATCTCGCCGACGCCCGCCGGGCCATCCTCGAGGGTCGCATCGTCAACTCCATCGCCATCGCCGGCATCTTCGCCGCCAGCGAGGTTCTCGCCGGGCGGGGCGTCCCGCGGGGGACGGACGCGCCCTTCGAGTACCGCCCGACGGGCCTGGCCGCCCGACGTCGGGAAGCTGGCGTCGGGCCCGACATGAAGAAGATGGGCTGA
- a CDS encoding site-specific tyrosine recombinase XerD has product MVDPRELAETWLNHLAVERGLSANTLSNYRRDVERYLAWLADAGLADLTDVTAGHLESYVVDLRRGSADRPALAASSAGRALVVARGLHKFGTAEGELTVDVSADVSPPATGTPLPDTLSVAEVEQLIDAVPTGESATPVDIRDRALLELLYGTGARVSELTGLLVDDVAGLAEGDTILTLSGKGGRQRIVPVGRQAIRAVTDYLVRARPAFANGRSHSLLLNTRGGSLSRQSAWAAIRAAAERAGITKEVSPHTLRHSYATHLLEGGADVRTVQELLGHSSVTTTQIYTHVTADNLRDIWREAHPRA; this is encoded by the coding sequence GTGGTCGATCCCCGGGAGCTGGCGGAAACCTGGCTCAACCACCTCGCCGTCGAACGTGGTCTGTCGGCAAACACTTTGAGCAATTATCGACGCGACGTGGAGCGCTACCTCGCCTGGCTCGCCGACGCCGGGCTAGCGGACCTGACGGACGTCACCGCCGGGCACCTGGAAAGCTACGTCGTCGACCTCCGCCGAGGCTCGGCGGACCGGCCCGCGCTGGCCGCCTCCTCGGCCGGGCGGGCCCTGGTGGTCGCCCGCGGTCTGCACAAGTTCGGGACGGCGGAGGGCGAGCTCACCGTCGACGTCAGCGCCGACGTCTCGCCGCCGGCCACCGGCACACCGCTGCCCGACACGCTGTCCGTCGCCGAAGTCGAGCAGCTCATCGACGCCGTCCCCACCGGTGAATCGGCCACGCCCGTCGACATCCGGGACCGGGCGCTGCTGGAGCTGCTCTACGGTACCGGCGCCCGTGTCTCGGAGCTGACCGGGCTGCTCGTCGACGATGTGGCGGGACTGGCCGAGGGCGACACCATCCTCACGCTCAGCGGCAAGGGCGGCCGGCAGCGTATCGTGCCCGTCGGGCGGCAGGCGATCCGGGCGGTCACCGACTACCTGGTTCGCGCCCGGCCGGCCTTCGCCAACGGCAGGTCCCATTCGCTGCTGCTCAACACCCGCGGCGGGTCGTTGTCGCGCCAGAGCGCCTGGGCCGCGATCCGGGCGGCCGCGGAGCGTGCCGGCATCACCAAGGAAGTATCGCCCCACACACTCCGCCACAGCTACGCCACCCATCTTTTGGAAGGTGGGGCGGATGTACGTACCGTGCAGGAGTTGCTCGGTCATTCCTCAGTGACCACGACACAGATCTACACCCACGTCACCGCCGACAATCTCCGCGACATCTGGCGCGAAGCCCACCCCCGTGCCTGA
- a CDS encoding ParA family protein encodes MSDNGLVDTPAGEDDGQVGLTGRPLRELPEPVELHRHGPARIISMVNQKGGVGKTTTTINLGACLAEQGRKVLLVDLDPQGALSAGLDVRVSEDDITVYDLMLDNQTSVHSAIRNTNVPGLDVVPANIDLSAAEIQLVNEVGREQTLGRALRPVRRDYDYIIIDCQPSLGLLTVNALACSHGVIIPMECEFFSLRGLALLTDTVEKVRDRINFDLEVIGILVTMYDRRTTHAREVMSRVVEVFGKTVFDTVITRTVRFPETSVAGEPITTWAPTSQGAQQYRNVALEVIERTS; translated from the coding sequence GTGAGTGATAACGGACTGGTGGATACCCCGGCTGGCGAGGATGACGGCCAGGTGGGGTTGACGGGACGTCCTCTGCGTGAGCTCCCGGAGCCGGTGGAACTGCACCGGCACGGACCGGCCAGGATCATTTCCATGGTCAACCAGAAGGGCGGGGTCGGCAAGACGACGACCACCATCAACCTCGGGGCGTGCCTGGCCGAACAGGGGCGTAAAGTCCTGCTCGTTGACCTCGACCCCCAGGGGGCCCTGTCTGCAGGCCTTGACGTGCGCGTCTCCGAGGACGACATCACCGTCTATGACCTCATGCTGGACAACCAGACGTCGGTGCACTCCGCGATCCGGAACACCAATGTCCCCGGGCTGGACGTCGTCCCCGCCAACATCGATCTGTCGGCCGCGGAAATCCAGCTGGTCAACGAGGTGGGACGCGAACAGACCCTTGGTCGTGCGCTGCGCCCGGTGCGCCGCGACTACGACTACATCATCATCGACTGCCAGCCCTCGCTGGGGCTGTTGACCGTCAACGCGTTGGCCTGCTCCCACGGCGTCATCATCCCGATGGAGTGCGAGTTCTTCTCCCTGCGCGGCCTGGCGCTGCTGACGGACACGGTCGAGAAGGTCCGTGACCGCATCAACTTCGACCTCGAGGTCATCGGCATTCTGGTGACGATGTACGACCGCCGCACCACCCATGCCCGTGAGGTCATGAGCCGCGTGGTGGAGGTCTTCGGCAAGACCGTCTTCGACACGGTGATCACCCGCACCGTCCGTTTCCCGGAGACCTCGGTCGCCGGTGAGCCGATCACGACGTGGGCGCCGACCTCCCAGGGCGCGCAGCAGTATCGCAACGTCGCCCTTGAAGTCATCGAGCGCACCAGCTGA
- a CDS encoding segregation and condensation protein A — protein MSSIENTPEPTKAVATSFTVALANFEGPFDLLLQLIGARKLDVTEVALSAVTDEFIAYVKHLGEDSDLDEITEFLVIAATLLDLKAARLLPRADVDDESDLELLESRDLLFARLLQYKAYKQVADTFAEWQRTARRRYPRAVSLEPRFAELLPPVTLGHTPASFAELAASVFRPRPPEHVAIDHIHAVAVSVPEQAGRILETLKFIGSNHWLSFDSLTRDCTASMEVVGRFLALLELYKARAVETRQPEPLGALEVSWTGIEVDPAVVAAANWD, from the coding sequence GTGTCGTCGATCGAGAACACCCCGGAACCCACGAAGGCCGTCGCCACCAGTTTCACCGTCGCGCTGGCGAATTTCGAGGGCCCCTTCGATCTGCTGCTACAGCTGATCGGGGCCAGGAAACTGGACGTCACCGAGGTTGCTCTCTCCGCGGTCACGGACGAGTTCATCGCCTACGTCAAGCACCTGGGCGAGGACTCCGACCTGGACGAGATCACCGAGTTCCTCGTCATCGCCGCGACGCTGCTCGACCTCAAGGCGGCCCGACTGCTGCCCCGCGCCGACGTCGACGACGAGAGCGACCTCGAGCTACTGGAATCACGAGACCTGCTCTTCGCCCGGCTGCTGCAGTACAAGGCCTACAAGCAGGTGGCGGACACGTTCGCCGAGTGGCAACGGACCGCGCGCCGCCGCTACCCGCGTGCGGTCAGTCTGGAGCCCCGGTTCGCCGAACTGCTGCCTCCAGTGACACTCGGCCACACGCCGGCGAGTTTCGCGGAGCTGGCGGCGTCCGTCTTCCGCCCGCGGCCGCCGGAGCATGTCGCGATCGACCACATTCACGCGGTGGCGGTGTCGGTGCCGGAACAGGCGGGCAGGATCCTGGAGACGCTGAAATTCATCGGCAGCAACCACTGGCTCAGTTTCGACTCCCTGACCCGGGACTGCACCGCATCCATGGAGGTCGTCGGACGCTTCCTGGCGCTGCTGGAACTCTACAAGGCCAGGGCGGTGGAGACGCGCCAGCCGGAGCCGCTGGGCGCGCTGGAGGTCTCCTGGACCGGGATCGAGGTCGACCCGGCCGTCGTCGCCGCGGCCAACTGGGACTAG
- the scpB gene encoding SMC-Scp complex subunit ScpB — translation MSSDLPLISQLRARIESVLLVVDTPVDVGTLARTLGAAPAEVAEVLRALAAELDERGSGIDLRETGDGWRFYTRPENAGAVEAFLLDGAQTRLSRAALETLAVVAYRQPVTRSQISGVRGVNVDGVMRTLQLRGLVREVGVEETTGAHRYVTTELFLELLGIDSLDRLPDLAPLLPHVDDILEEY, via the coding sequence ATGAGCTCCGACCTGCCCCTGATCAGCCAGCTGCGGGCCCGCATCGAATCCGTGCTCCTCGTCGTCGACACGCCGGTCGACGTCGGGACGCTCGCCCGCACCCTGGGCGCGGCGCCCGCCGAGGTCGCCGAGGTCCTGAGGGCCCTCGCGGCCGAACTCGACGAGCGCGGCTCCGGCATCGACCTGCGGGAGACAGGGGACGGCTGGCGCTTCTACACGCGCCCCGAGAACGCCGGGGCCGTGGAGGCCTTCCTCCTGGACGGCGCCCAGACGAGGCTTTCGAGGGCCGCGCTGGAGACCCTGGCCGTCGTCGCCTACCGCCAACCGGTGACGCGCTCCCAGATCTCGGGCGTGCGCGGCGTCAACGTCGACGGGGTCATGCGCACCCTCCAGCTGCGCGGCCTCGTGCGCGAGGTCGGGGTGGAGGAGACGACCGGGGCACACCGCTACGTCACCACCGAGCTCTTCCTGGAGCTGCTGGGCATCGATTCCCTCGACCGGCTGCCGGACCTGGCCCCGCTGCTGCCCCACGTCGACGACATCCTGGAGGAGTACTAG